The Aphis gossypii isolate Hap1 chromosome 3, ASM2018417v2, whole genome shotgun sequence genome includes a region encoding these proteins:
- the LOC114123777 gene encoding matrix metalloproteinase-2-like yields MLEARMFVERMPFKLLVVRWLLLAISVQNVFSRPLQESNNTRRRTRSTPIFDDVHGYLMKFGYLPESDLETGNLMDGNQLHEALRTLQTFGNIPVTGKMDAATKQLMKKPRCGVPDISQPTGQRRTKRYNLQGQKWNHVNLTWSLRTRRLDKVDHGWVRSDLNRAFQVWSKHSKLTFREVNSESADILVFFEKGYHGDGYPFDGPGQVLAHAFFPGTGRGGDAHFDEEEEWLVADKTSKDGTSLFRVAVHEFGHSLGLSHSSVPNALMFPWYQDMQSDFELPNDDRIGIQVLYGVKDEKSWGNIPVYNPQTSIIPVLSTTVPTITAVTRSTAITSYTTPVTPSKPTTSRTMPPRRAEVAVVVDEKPDFCNTSFDAVSIIRKETFFFKGKYTWRLGPKGLYAGYPAQISRLWYNLPSNMTQVDAVYERQDGKIVFFIGRKYYVFDGNNPLPGYPKPLTALGLPDELDHVDAAIVWGHNSKTYIFSGTMYWRCDDETEQMELDYPRDMSIWRGAGYNIDAAFQWHDGATYFFKNRDFWKFNDLRMRVEQEEPRSIGEFWFNCTATGGSGRNGDRWPVTKNKGRTNGQKSVGGRGGRFRTADDESSDGDSSRSIATGSTSSSTVAWSVAIASVATIARWAR; encoded by the exons ATGCTAGAGGCCCGAATGTTCGTCGAGCGTATGCCGTTCAAATTACTGGTTGTTCGATGGTTACTTTTGGCCATTAGCGTGCAAAACGTTTTTTCAAGACCCTTGCAAGAATCCAACAATACACGTCGACGGACCCGGTCAACGCCAATATTTGATGATGTG caTGGGTATTTGATGAAGTTCGGTTACTTGCCAGAATCAGATTTAGAAACAGGTAACTTGATGGACGGAAATCAACTACACGAAGCTCTGCGAACATTGCAG acGTTTGGAAACATTCCTGTCACCGGTAAAATGGACGCAGCCACTAAACAGTTGATGAAGAAACCGAGATGTGGCGTTCCCGATATATCACAGCCTACGGGTCAGCGACGGACTAAGCGCTACAACTTGCAGGGTCAAAAATGGAATCACGTCAATCTAACGTGGAG TTTACGGACGAGGCGCTTGGATAAGGTAGACCACGGATGGGTGAGGTCGGACCTAAACAGAGCGTTTCAAGTGTGGTCCAAGCATTCAAAGCTCACGTTCCGGGAAGTTAACAGTGAATCTGCGGACATACTGGTGTTTTTTGAAAA AGGTTACCACGGCGATGGATATCCGTTTGACGGACCAGGTCAAGTGTTAGCTCATGCATTTTTCCCGGGTACCGGACGAGGGGGTGATGCTCATTTCGACGAGGAGGAAGAATGGCTGGTGGCTGACAAGACTAGTAAAGACG GAACCAGTCTGTTCAGGGTGGCCGTACACGAATTTGGACATTCACTCGGTCTTTCACACTCGTCGGTACCAAACGCGTTGATGTTTCCTTGGTACCAGGATATGCAATCTGACTTTGAACTTCCCAACGACGACCGGATCGGTATACAGGTCCTTTACG GTGTGAAAGATGAGAAGAGCTGGGGTAACATACCGGTGTACAACCCGCAGACTTCGATTATACCGGTTCTTTCGACCACCGTCCCGACTATTACAGCAGTTACTAGGTCTACAGCCATTACCAGTTATACTACACCCGTGACCCCCTCTAAACCCACTACCAGCAGGACAATGCCACCGAGACGAGCGGAAGTTGCAGTGGTCGTCGATGAAAAACCTGACTTTTGCAACACGTCCTTCGATGCAGTGTCAATCATACGGAAGGAGACATTCTTCTTCAAAGGCAAATATACGTGGAGACTAGGCCCCAAGGGACTATACGCCGGATATCCGGCTCAAATCTCCCGTCTGTGGTACAACCTGCCGTCAAATATGACTCAAGTGGACGCCGTGTACGAAAGACAAGACGgcaaaattgtgtttttcatAG GTCGCAAATATTACGTGTTCGACGGCAACAATCCGCTGCCAGGATACCCGAAACCGTTGACAGCGCTCGGTTTGCCCGACGAGTTGGACCACGTAGACGCGGCGATCGTCTGGGGTCACAACAGTAAAACGTACATATTCAGTGGGACCATGTACTGGAGATGCGACGACGAAACAGAACAGATGGAGCTGGACTACCCTCGGGATATGTCCATTTGGCGGGGCGCGGGGTACAACATCGACGCGGCGTTCCAGTGGCATGACG GTGCAACGTACTTCTTCAAGAACCGCGATTTCTGGAAGTTCAACGATCTCAGGATGCGCGTCGAACAGGAGGAGCCCAGATCGATCGGCGAGTTCTGGTTCAACTGCACTGCAACGGGCGGCAGTGGACGGAACGGTGACCGATGGCCGGTCACCAAAAACAAGGGCCGGACGAACGGTCAGAAGAGCGTCGGGGGCCGCGGTGGCCGATTCCGAACCGCCGACGACGAATCGTCCGACGGCGACTCCTCGAGGTCCATCGCCACGGGTAGTACATCATCGTCGACCGTGGCGTGGTCGGTTGCGATAGCGTCGGTCGCGACAATCGCTCGTTGGGCGCGGTGA